TACCTTAGAGCCATATCGATTGCCATGTATTTCCCTTTAATTAGCCATCTTCCAATCTGTATACATATTGACTGTTGAACTCAGTCTTTAGAGCAAAAGTCCCCCAATGACACTCGCCCTTCGATGACAAAGTAAGAATCCATCATCATTTACTTGTATCCCCTCTCCAGGgtcaaaaaataaagtaaaagaCTCGAGTGTCTTGGGATTGGAGTGTTTTACGTACAGTTGTCGCCAGGACATGTTCCAGTTTACTTTTATGCCACATCAGCCATCCTGGGCCGTGGGTCGGGCCTCGCAGATTAACAGATTATGATCTGACAGGAGTTGAAATGTTGTTAGAAACTTCATTAGCAACATGTGTGTCCTGGATGTGAGAGGGATGTGCGTCGATTCTTGTTGCGCTTCGGTGCGcaattaaagcaataaaagTGTGGACGACTGCACACTGAATGggcatggacatggacatggccGGCTTCAGCTCATCCAATGCTCGGCACCAATTCAGAATGCCGCCCATGTTCCTCCATCCTTCTGCCTCCTTGCTGAAATCCCCACAAGTTCAggaactcaaaaaaaaaaaaaaaaaaaaaatgtcgaGTGGATACAGGGTAAAAATAATTGAGAATGGAATTTTGCGTTGCACGCATACTCTTATATGGGCGATTTTATGCCCtagaatatatatagaatatatggaatatatatatatatatgtgtttatATAGAATAAACATAAGtgttatttttgatttgttctTTTTagtttgtaattaatttttttttttagagatATTACCATATTCGAGATATGTTCAATTGAAGTTCTTTAAAGAGCATTGAAAGTACTTCCAACGCTGCATCCCTTTCAAGTTTTCCGTTTTAATACCCATTCGAATTTGTTGGGCTTATtttcagttgttgttgtggcaaCTGTAGGCCACTGTGATTGTGCCACTCCCCCCTCCCCCGTCCATCATCCCCCGTCAGTTGCCCACTCGCTAATCCCCACTTTGGACGGCCGAAAGCCTATTTGGAActttatttaatgcaattctcgttcaaatatatatacgtgTTTACTTAATGGATAGCGTATTTGGTAGATTTCGGCAAGCTGGACCACCATAATGGGAATTAGAAATTAATTTCTGACCGTTTGGCGAGaacaaacagaaacaatgATGCGGGAACGTCCAAAAAGTGGAAATCAACCAATCCATCGCCACCCCGTTCATTTTCATAGCCGCACTGCACTTTATTAAATGCACTCGCACAGCACAGAATGGTTGGTATTATATGCACATATACTCGTATAAGGACGAAGCGAgtgcagagagagagagagggcagATACCGGCGAAACAGAGACAGACAGATAGATGGACGGAAACCAACTGCGGTCACactgtaaattaaatataaaatgtcCTGCGGACTGTCGCTCTTTATGCCATGCGGCTGGCCAACAACGATGTCGACATCGGTCAGCATTGCAGACCGGGGCCAGAAGTTTTCATTTCTCCACATTTTCGAAATGCTTTTCCCAATTCGTTGGTAATGGTAGGGGAGGGGATCACTGAGGTGGATGGGGTTGGGGTCAGAGGCCACGGGCAactaaaatgcaaaacaaaggGAAAAGTTGACAACGAAaccagaaaaaaattaaaaacccGAAACAAAACTTTAAGCATGCGGATGCAACCGTTGGGCAGGAAAGTCCTGATGAAAGGATATTCTGACGCACACAAAAGTCGACTCACTTCGCCCATCAACAATTTCAAGTGCACTCCTGTTTTGTTCTGCTCGTTGCCCCTCATGTTGTAGTGCATTGcatagaaaaaacaacaattgctggagcaatggcaaaaaaattgCACACAAATGATGTCCAGGCGACCAATTAAACTAATcggattaaattaaattattacgGAAGACTATTCTTGGTTTCCTGCGATTGCGACCAGTATTTgcattcaatttttatttaaatgcaattagaTGAAATCAAACGGTTTAACATCCATTAAGCAATTTAGAtaataaaatcgaaaagtCACAAAATATGATTTATTAGAGTaccatatttaattatattacatTAGGGATAATGGTAAAACTCaatgttaattttttaatagtGTATTTACAGTATTTACCATTACTTTAGCTAAGcttgtttattaaaataatttatttgttagtCAAAATCCAAACTAATTGGATTTAGTATTAAAAGATGTTTGTTTACAAGTTAGTTTTTGAAAACGATCAATTCTCAGTATCAAAATGCAAGTAACCATTTTGCGTGGTGTGCGACGGGGAATTCGCTGGCTGGTTTTTTGATGAAAATAATTGTAACATACTTTTCGCAACCAGCCGTCGCAGAGGCCATGGTCACGTTGCAACGTTGGCCAACTAGacaacgtggcgtatacgtagTCCGTGCTCACAGCCACGTTATCGTTGCGAGCCCGGCTCTTGAGACGCCTTCCGCTCGACTGCATagcatttgaatttgaaatataatttgctttaTTATATGCACTCACTCGTCACAAATTGGCCGGCACAACAATAAAACGTGCTGCGAGCAGGTCGGGGCATACAACGAAATGGAATGTGTCTGGTGGAAAGTGCAGGAGTCGGATTTGATTGCAAGTTCCATGGCGTAGAAAGTAAAATGCCAAGTCACATATTAATATGCAGACGCCGTTAGCCGAGTCTCAACTTGGCCGTAAATCACCTGAGAAGCCGCAGGAACTCAGGACTCTGTACTACTCGGTAGCTCGCAAGCGTAGAGCTCGGAACCACAGCTACGCAACAGCTGTTAATTTGCTACCAACTTCTCGTTTTGGCCGACGGACCGCAGCAAAAGTTCAAGTCAAAATGAAGATTTATTTGTCTGGCAAGCGGATGTAGTCGAGTCTCCATGATCACGTGTCTCATTGCAATTTCCGCAGTCGGATATTTGCCCAGTGCGAGTCGGCCAAGGAGTAGGTGCGGAGTTACGGGTCCGAGCCAACTTTGCTACTAATTTGTTGCACAAACTTCCCCCTCATCCCATTTCCATAGACattgccattcccattcctatttccattcccattctaTGTTCCCTTCACATTGGCAGATGCCCGAGTGCCAAGACTCGATTTTAATGGCACTTGAACTATGGTCTAAAGGCCTGCAACACCGAACCCTCTATAGAGAGATGAGCTCGTCTAAGTTAGTATTGTCTAAAAACAATACATTGTAaaccaaattgaaatcaaattaagttagaacatatttattttaagattatataatattacaaTTTAGCTGAAATCATTTGTACATTTCACTAATTCCAGTAAGACATACTAAATCAAGACTAATTTCTTGATAGCTTATGTTTATGTCGGTCAGCCCTAGTTGCGCAATTTATGATATCTACGAGTATCCCTGTCCATTTTGCCGTCACCCACTCCATTTGACTGACTCGCTAGTGCTTCATCATTCACATGTCTGTCTGGCGGCTTATGTTTTGTGTTAATGAACAAGTTCAGGGCTGCAACCGGGGTTGTCTAGCATCTGTCTGTTGGTGCGACTACGGACAACGGACAACGTTCTCTGCAGAACGGACAAGGGACTCCGATTCGGCAGGGTCGTGTCTATTACGTACTAAATTATTGTGTGTCCATGTCCGGTCTGGCCATCTCTTTCGCCccatatagatatatacacatatacccCACTCCATTCGGCTGGCTGTCAATTTGAGGATTCGGACGGATGGACGGACGAACGGACAATTCGTAGGCGACTTTTGACAGTCGTTGGCTCTGTTTGTCTGGCTGGCAAAAGTACGTGAGTGGTTCGTTTTAATTACGAATGACGGCGTACGAATTGAGTGTTGTCTTCTGCATTTTTAAAGGCCTCCAGAGTCAAAAGTTTGAGAGGAAAACGAGAGCTCACTGCAAATGCTTACCCCTAAATGCAGTCATAAATCTGTTTGCTTATCTGCTCAACGAGCTGAGTTGCGGGTTCCTCGCAATTTACGTCCCGGTTTTCCACGTCAGTTCCGTAACGATTCTTGTTAAAATTGTGGGACTGAAATGCACTTTAAGCTAAAAAGATATTGTATGTAAAAAGTTGTTTGCTAAGATGTTACACATTTTAGTATATAGCActttaattgtaaattattcTTGAACATTTTTTACTAATTTAATTCATATATTTTGGTTATTACCATCagtttttaatacattttaaatccTCTTTGAGCAAAGGGTTCGCAATTTAATGAACTTTTGTAtgaatttctttgtttttttttttacacacgGTTGGCTGCTCATATAAGAGCTGTACAAagggaaaagaaaatttgcgAGGCTTATTTGCGGGAGATATTCTTCAAGGgcaatacatatatacaaatatatggGAACATACATTTTCTTACGTTTATTTTGATGTGTGGCGGCAAAAGGGCGTGAAATACGCCCAAAAAAAGGGAGACCGGAAGAGGAGGGTAAGAAGCAGAGGCGGGGAAGGGATAAGCACTTTGCATAAAGTGTCATGCGTGAGCCAAAAAAAGGATCTGGCAAAGGTTTTATGTCAAATTGAAAGACAGGCCCGAAAAGCTCGGCTCGATTtcaatgccaaaaagcaaCTAAAACTTGCGACACTCGCACGTACACACACATTGTTacgcccacgcacacacacacacacgcattccCATACgcattttgcataaattatgcggTTGTCTGTGGTGTTGGGCAGAGACCAAAATGCATGTTGTCGGTTTACACtgttgaaaataataatcaagtTCAGctagaaatatgtatatatttaaaatgttatacaAAGCTggcaatattttgtaataatgcacaatatgtatataatatatgataaaaattcaaaagctTAATATTAACAATTTATTGCATAATTTTCGTTAGCCCAAGACTGAGATTGCTACTTTAACAGAATCAATAGCAAACGTTTTTAACAGTGCATCCCCACTCGTCCTGGATCGTCATGGCAACAGGAATCAGGCTCTAAATAATTTAGCAACCGGAGCGGACAATAAAATTTCGAGCCCAAATGTCATACGCATGCATTTGCATATGATTTAGCCGGCGCTGGGTGAACAGTATCCGTATCCGAATCGGATTCGGAATCAGAATCACAGAATCAGGAGCAGATGCATGATCAGGAGCGGGcgggaaaagggaaaacggCTATCAGTTAACGGGAATGCAACTGCAGTGGTAAACACACAATGCGCCTCCACCCCGAAAATCCGACTGTGAAATTTAATGCCAGCGGCAAATCATCTTTGTCcctgtgtgtgcatgtgttgGGCTGCGAGGATACATTTATGGcataatttgtaaatgttcAGGAGACACAAACGCACAAACGTACAGTGCAACATGGGCCTAAAGTGAGTTGTATGCAACTGTGTGGTCAATTTGTATGGTACATTGCATTGCCAACTTTTGGGGCTGCGGCAGTTCGTTTGTAATTTGTTTAGAAATTATATTTGATGATTTGCAAATTTGTTTGGTAGCTGCAATCGCAATACGAGTCACAATGGGCTGGAGTCATTTGATTGTTGAGCACTTTAACCTGCGGAGTGTTCGTTAGCCCGGCCGACAGATGGCGCTATTCACTCGAAGCCGACAATGGCAGCCAAAAGGAAAATTGCATGGAAATGGTGAAATATAATGCAATTATTGCGCTTGTGTATgttcgtgtgtgtttgtgctttTGTGGTCGTGTTGATCCCTTTAAACAATAAACTATTGGTAGGCCTGGTAACTGCGTCGTGAGTGAGCAAAAACGATTTACGTTAATTGTTAAATTGATATCCGTAATAAAAGTGATTATATGCATGAGTGTTAAAGCCTTTCCCTACAAGAGCAAAgtatgaaaatatttgcttaattttattcaattgcGTAtagctttaatttctttttatatttaaactattataaaatgtaattcGTACCTATTTAATAAACAGAACAGTTTTTTCGCCGCAAATTCAAAGTCAAAACCGTTTTTGTTAagaagctaaaaataaaatattggcgGCAGCAACTTGCCAACTCATGCATTTttataagttttctttttaaacaTAGAAAATAGCTATAATAAATATGAGTGTATACGAAtgataacaacaacaatctcAAAGAGAATgcagttaattaaatatgttgcCACCATATCAATGAATACAACTCATCACAATCCAGACCAAAACCATTTGTATCCCAGTTATTTATCTCAAAGGAAACCAACACCATTAATGCAAAACACAAAGATCTAATGCATTCTTATACAACACACAAGCAGACAGTCTGTATATAAGGTCAGAGCTGTATGGAAAACTCACTTTTGACTCGTTTTCCACCGGCATCCATATTACGAAAAATTCCAGAGTGTCTGCATATTTGATACTTTGATCAATTCAGATGGGCGGAGAGGACGAGGGGCTGATTTGGACAAGCAAGAAAAGTGTAAGCGACGATGCCAATCAGTTGGTGGTCCGTCGTCCTGCCACCCCGTTCTTTGGTCATGCTAATGTCCAGGGTATAAGCGTTATTATGTGGCTGTCTCCTTGCCCAACCGAAATCTTGTCCAGTTTCACATGCAGCAATctaatcatcatcagcagGAGCATCATCCGCACACTCATGCCCACATCCAGTGCAACATATTGACCAGCacttgtttgcttttttttttattattgctgTGGACCAACCCTTCGTGCCATCTATACGTCCAATCTTTGGCTGGTGGTCCACCCATCTGGGGATAAATTTATGCACATTATTTGTCCTGTTTGGCATGTCGCGTTGATTTTTGCGCAATCCTCTTGCACATTTCCAAATGCCATTTGTATGCAAACTAACTGCGCTTTATGCCTCCATGGTCATCATGCCATTCTCAATTCAATCCTCATGCCAATCCCCCCATACCAGCCGGCatcatgatgatgattttGGACTTTAGATGCCAAAGCAAGACATCAAAATGCAACagggaaagagagagagagagagagtgccAGGGAAATTGGGTAGAAATTCATAGGAGGAAGGGATTTGCTGATTTATGGCAGTTCAGGATTTATCCCTATGTGGAAATTGGTATACTTGTGCGTTGTTCATGTGTGCTTATGAAAAAGTGAGACGGCAATGCGACAATTTTAAATAGCACTTATTACTTAGCTTCATAATTTCATCAGCCAATATTTCTTATTACCTTAAACACTCGATATAGATTGGTATCATAAACTATGAAAGCTTGATCCcagttttgaaatttaaatataaatattttaagggTAAAATGAGACTAAAGCCTGAATTTTAACTTTGGCGTGtccttttggctttttgcagttgcagtagcttttcacttttgtttaAGATCTCCTGGCAGATGCACAGGTTCCCATCTCGTTGcaaatctctactttttacgcATATTTTTAACGCGAATAATGATAGCCGAGTGCCTGTGTGAGTTTggcaaaaaacgaaaaattagcatatttgattaatttgtttggcattgCGAGGCCACTTTATATTCATGAATTTGCAAATTAGACGTCGCCAGGAGCGCTCTGGCATAAATGTGTTTTTGCATCGTTAAAAAGTTGACAGAAACATGGCTGTCAATTTCTGTATTGGTAGATTGAAAGGACCAAAAAATGTGTATGGAGAAAACTGAGTGACTTTCGGGCGATAAATAAAGCGAAACTTTTTCGATAATTGCTGGTAATTCTTGTGTGGCTGCGAACAgagttttccccattttcctgCACAGCTACCCTCTGTCTCTGTCTGTCAAATGTGCAACAGCTGCGGGCaaagttaaacaaataataaagtttttaattataagcAATGGCAGGCAGGGCAGAAAGTTTATTTTCTTGATCGTATCGAAGACTTTTCCAAACTTCTCGCCCTCCGCTAACTCTgtcatgtgtgtgtatgggtaGGCGGGAAATGGAAGTCAATGAAATTAGTACCCACACATATACGACCCGGAAGTGTTAGTTTCTGTGACATTTGCATGACCCCCCACTTTCACCACCACCCTCTCCACCACCCGCAGCGAAGTATGCAATAAAAAGTTGGCAAGAAACTTATTGGTTTGCCTGAAATAATCAAGAAGCGGAAACTCAAACAATTTGCGGTGCGACTGAAAGTGCAGCTCAAGGTTTATCCCGAATATTTCCCCCCCCATTTTGCCATTGGTCATTGACTTTGGGGCTTTTCGATGTGCGTGAGTGGAAAAGTTTGTGGTCCCTACAACAATGTTGCGCAAATTCAGGTACGATTTCGAACTGGGGACAAACTACGAAAAAGTCGAGTGACATCCAAAACGCCATTGCTGTACTTTGACTAATTGTAAAGTTTCATGCTTCAAATAATGATAGTACGGTAAGagttgtttaaatatttatagaaacATATACTAACAATGTATAGTACACATGCAATTTATTAGTCAGCTATCTAGTATGTGCTTTATTTCTTTTCAGTCTCTGAATCCTTTTTCCTTTGTCTGACTATATTCTCGACCCACTTATCCCATTGCTTTTTCCACTTCTCCATGGCCTCGGCCTTGGCCTCATCCTTTAGCGAGCTGTACTTAATGGAATTCTTGGCGGTTCGCTTGAGAAACTTCAGATCGGCATTCATGGGTGCAATGCCCAGAAAGGCCATGTAGAAGTCATGGGACAGAGGAGCGGCTCGCCAGAAGCCCGGACTGCCGGAGGCGATCACCATGGGCACATTCTCGGCGATCAGCGTGGCAGCCGGATGACTGCGGTAGTCGGATCCCAGTTGGAGCACCTGGTTGGATACCGGACACACCTCCAGCGCGATGTTCAGGTACTTGGCCAGCCGCATGAGGACCGGGTGCTTGGTGATCGTGTAGCCATGACCGATCCTCTTCGTGCCCAGCACAATGGCGTCCAACAGATTCTGGTCCACATGTGATCCATACCAGTTGGTCTGGCCGGCGTGGAAGTAAAAGTGGATGTGGTCGGGCAGCTTGAGTAGCTCCGCTGCGAAATTGCTCAGCGGATGACCCACGTCCTCCTGACCCACCAAATCGAAGCCAACCACGAAGCTGGGAAACTCTTTCTGAAAATGGTTTTAATTAGAATGCATTTTGTATATTCTGTGCTTCTCTATTTTTCTAAAGCGAAGTCGATTACTAACAATTAGGCTACAAAATGTAAGCAATACAGCATTACACGTAGTTTAAATTCTAATGGGACCAGAATTCATGGATGGCAATTTATACTCACATTCAGTTCTGTGCACTCCTTAATGTATTCTCCCACTAATTCTGGTTGCACATGCCGAATGGGCGCGTATATCAGTTTGGAATCGATGAATCCTGGATGCTCCTTCTTAAATCGCTCCAGTGTGTCCTTGTAGATTTGCACAGTTTCCCGCTTGGGCATCCGGCTACCATCCAGGGAGTAGAGCTGCGGGAGCACAGATCTTACCTCCAAATATTGCACTCCGTCGGCGTAGAATTCCTTTAGCGC
The sequence above is drawn from the Drosophila melanogaster chromosome 2R genome and encodes:
- the Adgf-E gene encoding adenosine deaminase-related growth factor E; the protein is MTVLLSHRMLLAGWARRATPTAAQWIHHNPEKMTLLEMLGTTNLRKSTPKDYRILREIFNSFERYSGVGNDIQLTLPERAANELIMCEKKREYEKGIMDPSKFAPGHHIFQVLTKVKKSPLFQILRRMPKGAALKAHDTSMCSSRVVIEITYRDNLWVCTTQNGCRVEEFRFAKDKPKDVSFENGEWQPMEKLRELRGEENLRKYLQMRFSMYPLASFTTNAHAWRHMMGIFGLLDGLLQYAPVWGDYYYNALKEFYADGVQYLEVRSVLPQLYSLDGSRMPKRETVQIYKDTLERFKKEHPGFIDSKLIYAPIRHVQPELVGEYIKECTELNKEFPSFVVGFDLVGQEDVGHPLSNFAAELLKLPDHIHFYFHAGQTNWYGSHVDQNLLDAIVLGTKRIGHGYTITKHPVLMRLAKYLNIALEVCPVSNQVLQLGSDYRSHPAATLIAENVPMVIASGSPGFWRAAPLSHDFYMAFLGIAPMNADLKFLKRTAKNSIKYSSLKDEAKAEAMEKWKKQWDKWVENIVRQRKKDSETEKK